One genomic window of Arcobacter lacus includes the following:
- the ndk gene encoding nucleoside-diphosphate kinase, which yields MEQTLSIIKPDAVAKNVVGKILDRFESAGLKIAATKKLQLSQADAEAFYAVHAARPFFKDLVEFMISGPVVVSVLEGENAMAKNRELMGATNPKEAAAGTIRADFADSIDANAVHGSDSLENAKNEIAFFFAQREIC from the coding sequence CAAAAAATGTAGTTGGTAAAATCTTAGACAGATTTGAATCAGCTGGATTAAAAATAGCAGCAACAAAAAAATTACAATTAAGCCAAGCAGACGCTGAAGCTTTTTACGCAGTTCATGCAGCTAGACCTTTTTTCAAAGATTTAGTTGAGTTCATGATTTCAGGACCTGTTGTAGTTTCAGTTTTAGAAGGTGAAAATGCAATGGCAAAAAATAGAGAATTAATGGGTGCAACAAATCCTAAAGAAGCAGCAGCTGGAACAATTAGAGCAGATTTCGCTGATTCAATTGATGCAAATGCAGTTCATGGATCTGATTCATTAGAAAATGCAAAAAATGAAATAGCTTTTTTCTTTGCACAAAGAGAAATTTGT